The Nocardioides houyundeii genome includes the window CGAAGTCCCCGTCGGGCAGCCCCTTGCGGATGCGGCTGAACGCCATGGCGTCGTAGCCACCGAGGTGGATGCGGCCGGTGCCGAAGCCCTCGCGCTTGAGGTTGGGGTCGCCGAAGCGGCGCGGGTTGCGCACCGTGATCCCGCCGATGTCGTCGACCATGTCCTCGAAGAACGGGAACCTCGTCACCATGACGTAGTCGGGCTCGATGCCGGTCAGGTCGCGCATCGCCGCCGCCATCAGCTGCGGCCCGCCGAAGACCAGGGCGGAGTTGATGCGCTCGCGCCCGTAGCCGGGGATGGAGACCCACGAGTCCCGCGGCACCCCGATGGCCGTGGCGGCGCCGGAGGCGGTGTCGAGTCCCACCAGCTGCAGGGCGTCACCGCGGCTGCGCGTCATCGGCTGGCCGGGACGGGCGTCGGACCCCACCGCCAGGATCCACACCACCCGGGGGCTCAGGTCGACCGCCTGGGCCCGGCGGACCTTGACCAGCGAGACCTCCGTCGGCGCCACCGACGCGTCGGGCACGACCAGCGCCAGCACCGCCAACGCCACGGCCACCCCGCAGGCGCGCAGCAGGCCGGGCCCCCGTCGTGGCACCCGTGGTGGCGCCGGTCGTGGCACGCGTCGTCGATCTGCTCGTCGGGGGAACACGCTCATCGCCTGCCCTTGGTCAGGTCGTAGGCGAAGACCTTCCAGTCGTCGCCGACCTTGGTCAGGCTCACCCGGCCTCGCAGCAGCACCTTGGTCCGCACCTCGCCGTCGGTCCGGTAGTCCAGCGTGATGCGCGCCGTCACCCCCACGGGACGGCGGCCGACCGCCAGCACGTCGTAGCGCACGGCACGCTTGGTGACCTGCACCGAGTCGATCCTGGCCGCGAGGTCGGCACCGGAGACCAGCCGCCGGTCCCGGCGCGCCGCCCTGGCCGCGGCGGGGGTGAAGCCGGCGAAGGCGCCGGTGACGGTGCGCGGCCACTCGCCCCCGACGAACGCGGTGTCCAGCCACTCGTCGATGACCGGGGTCACCTGGTGCCGCAGCGCCCGGAGCCGGGCGCCGGGGATCGGGCCCACGACCTGTCCCATCAGCACCTTGGTGGCACGGGCCGGCGCCGCCACGCTGGGCTCGGTGGTGGCCTCGGAGGCCGCCGGGGCCCCGGCGTCACCGTCGGTCCCCGAGCCGGTGCACCCGGCGGCCGCGCCCATCAGGGCGAGGCAGAGCAGCAACGGGATCGTGGCCCGGAGCGGATGGATCATGACGTGCGACTTCCCTCGCCTCGGTTTTGCTCCTGCGTCCGGCTCCACCATGCCCCAAAGGTGACCCTTGAGCCTGCATTTGTGGAGCGGGGGGTCTAGCCTTGTGGCCGACTCACGTCCGTACCCACGCGCTTACCCGGAAGAGGCGAACCAAGCCGTGCCGCAGTCCCCCAGCTCTGATCAGTCCTCCCCCACTCCCGGCGCCGACTTCGGCGCCAACGAGTGGCTGGTGGAGGAGATGTTCGAGCAGTACCAGAAGGACCCTTCGACAGTCGGCTCCGCGTGGTCCGACTTCTTCGCCGATCGTGCGGCGGCGCCGAACGGCGACCAGCGGTCCGCCAGCATCGCGAGCAAGCCCGCGGCGTCGAGCAGCTCGGGGTCGGCCGCCAAGCCCGCCGTCGCCGCCCCGAAGCCGGCTCCTCAGGCTGCGGCCCCCAAGGCGGGTGCCGCCGCGTCCACCGGCCCCGTCCCGGTCGCCAAGCCGCGCCCCTCCGCGCCTGCCGCGGAGCCCGCGAAGGGCACGGACAAGCCCGTCGCCAAGGACCCCAAGCCCGCGCCGCCCGCCGAGGCGAGCGCCGAGACGACCTTCACCGTGCTGCGCGGCGCCCCGGCCCGCACGGCGCAGAACATGGACGCCTCCCTGACCGTGCCCACCGCGACCTCCGTGCGCTCCCTGCCGGTGAAGCTGCTGTGGGACAACCGGACCGTCATCAACAACCACCTCGCCCGCGCGCGCGGCGGCAAGGTCTCCTTCACCCACCTGATCGGCTACGCGCTGGTGCAGGCCGTGAAGTCGATGCCGGAGATGAACGTCGGCTTCGACGTCGTGGACGGCAAGCCCAACCTGATCACGCCGGCCCACATCAACCTCGGCCTGGCGATCGACGTACCCAAGAAGGACGGCAGCCGCCAGCTGCTCGTGCCCGCCATCAAGGCGGCCGAGACCATGGACTTCGCCGGCTTCTGGACCGCCTACGAGGAGATCGTCTCCAAGGCGCGTGACAACAAGCTGACCGTGGCCGACTTCCAGGGCACCAGCATCTCCCTGACCAACCCGGGCGGCATCGGCACCAGCCACTCGGTGCCCCGCCTGATGAAGGGCCAGGGCGCCATCATCGGCGTCGGCGCGATGGAGTACCCGCCGGAGTGGCAGGGCGCCTCCGCCGAGACGATCGCCCGCAACGCCATCAGCAAGGTGATGACCCTCACCTCCACCTACGACCACCGGGTCATCCAGGGCGCCCAGTCGGGTGAGTTCCTCAAGCGGATGCACTCGCTGCTGCTGGGTGCCGACGGCTTCTACGACGAGATCTTCCGCTCGCTGCGGATCCCGTACGAGCCCATTCGCTGGGGCGCCGACATCGCCACCAACCACGACGAGGACATCAGCAAGCAGGCGCGCATCCTGGAGCTGATCCACGCCTACCGGGTGCGGGGCCACATGATGGCCGACACCGACCCCCTGGAGTACCGCCAGCGCAGTCACCCCGACCTCGAGATCGAGACGCACGGGCTGACCCTGTGGGACCTGGACCGCGAGTTCGCCACCGGCTCCTTCGGTGGCGAGGGCCGCCGGTTCATGAAGCTGCGCGACATCCTGGGGATCCTGCGCGACTCCTACTGCCGCACCACCGGCATCGAGTACATGCACATCATGGACCCCGAGCAGCGCCAGTGGATCCAGGAGCGGGTGGAGCGTCCCCACACCAAGACCCCCGCGAGGAGCAGCTGCGAATCCTGCTCAAGCTCAACCAGGCCGAGGCCTTCGAGACGTTCCTGCAGACCAAGTTCGTGGGCCAGAAGCGCTTCTCGCTCGAGGGCGGGGAGACCACGGTCCCGCTGATCGACGAGCTCTGCGAGGCCGCCGCCGAGGCGGACCTGGACGAGGTCACCATCGGGATGGCCCACCGTGGCCGCCTCAACGTGCTGGCCAACATCGTCGGCAAGAGCTACTCCCAGATCTTCCGCGAGTTCGAGGGCAACATCGACCCGCGGACCGTCCAGGGCTCGGGCGACGTCAAGTACCACCTCGGCGCCGAGGGCGAGTTCGTCTCCGGCAAGGGCGACACCATCAAGGTCTCCGTGGCGGCCAACCCCTCCCACCTCGAGGCAGTCGACCCGGTGCTCGAGGGCATCGCCCGGGCCAAGCAGGACATGCTCGACCGCGGCTCGGACTTCCCCGTGCTTCCGCTCCTGGTGCACGGCGACGCGGCATTCGCCGGGCAGGGAGTGGTGGCGGAGACGCTCAACCTGTCCCAGCTGCGCGGCTACCGCACCGGCGGGACCATCCACGTCGTGGTGAACAACCAGGTCGGCTTCACCACCTCCCCCGGGGCCTCGCGCTCCTCGCTCTACTGCACCGACGTGGCCCGGATGGTCCAGGCCCCGATCTTCCACGTCAACGGTGACGACCCGGAGGCGTGCATCCACGTCGCCCGCCTGGCCTTCGAGTACCGCCAGGCGTTCAAGAAGGACGTCGTGATCGACCTGGTGTGCTACCGCCGTCGCGGACACAACGAGGGCGACGACCCGTCGTACACCCAGCCGCTGATGTACGACCTGATCGAGCAGAAGCGCTCGGTGCGCAAGCTCTACACCGAGTCGCTGATCGGTCGTGGCGACATCACGATCGAGGAGGCCGAGCAGGTGCTGCGCGACTACCAGCAGCAGCTGGAGCGCGTCTTCACCGAGGTGCGCGAGGCCTCCTCCACGCCGTCCTCGTGGACCACCGTGCCCGACTACCCCGAGAAGTCGGCCGGCGCCACCACCACCGCGGTCTCGCCCGAGGTGCTCAAGCGGATCTCGGACGCCTACATCACACCGCCGGAGGGCTTCACGGTCCACCAGAAGGTGATGCCGCAGCTGCAGCGCCGCGCCGCGGCCATCACCGACGGTCCCATCGACTGGGGCACGGGCGAGATCCTGGCCTTCGGCTCCCTGCTGATGGACGGCCGACCGGTGCGCCTGGCGGGCCAGGACTCCCGCCGCGGCACGTTCGTGCAGCGCTTCGCCACCATCATCGACCGCAAGAACGCCGACGAGTGGACCCCGCTGACCAACCTGAGCGAGGACCAGGCGAAGTTCTACGTCTACGACTCCCTGCTCTCCGAGTACGCCGCCCTCGGCTTCGAGTACGGCTACTCCGTGGCCCGTCCGGACGCCCTGGTGCTGTGGGAGGCCCAGTTCGGGGACTTCGTGAACGGCGCCCAGACCGTCATCGACGAGTTCATCTCCGCGGGCGAGCCCAAGTGGCGCCAGCAGTCCGGCGTGGTGCTGCTGCTGCCGCACG containing:
- a CDS encoding LCP family protein — its product is MPRRGPGLLRACGVAVALAVLALVVPDASVAPTEVSLVKVRRAQAVDLSPRVVWILAVGSDARPGQPMTRSRGDALQLVGLDTASGAATAIGVPRDSWVSIPGYGRERINSALVFGGPQLMAAAMRDLTGIEPDYVMVTRFPFFEDMVDDIGGITVRNPRRFGDPNLKREGFGTGRIHLGGYDAMAFSRIRKGLPDGDFGRSANQQRTLRGIQARIAGQADEPGFIERGVMSVLRHTDTNASPAELFRLAQAVAQVDPRRITTCVVPGRVGFAGAASVVFPDVARARRWGEDARRDATIKRC